A genomic segment from Diospyros lotus cultivar Yz01 chromosome 5, ASM1463336v1, whole genome shotgun sequence encodes:
- the LOC127801524 gene encoding RING-H2 finger protein ATL51-like, with protein sequence MGSMNSPSSNWAPYYNYKDCSQGICSIYCPQWCYIIFPPPPPFVRVDEDDSESTLSPLIVAVIGIFATALLLVIYCTIISRYCKRREDQIPVAELETSQDQITHERWQAAPTGLDEAVIKSITVFRYKKGDGLVEGTECAVCLTEFQENESLRLLPKCSHAFHLPCIDTWLKSHLNCPLCRANVASSASTECPSNLNMSALQVQHPDDDLILVMDVDVDVDADRRERGHEGEVVVGIPSDPTQKSALQGVRKMENSEQNTVEIRQENVVMQQFRRSFSLSSFSSRGHLLVADILQISEEDEDAQMGWGANSMPMRRSISTGMCSFTRHDKGKSSIIPG encoded by the coding sequence ATGGGATCAATGAACAGCCCCAGTTCTAATTGGGCGCCGTATTACAATTACAAAGACTGTTCACAAGGAATTTGCAGCATTTACTGCCCACAATGGTGCTACATCAtcttcccccctccccctcccttCGTTCGAGTTGATGAAGATGATTCTGAGTCCACCTTGTCCCCTCTCATCGTCGCTGTCATCGGCATCTTCGCCACTGCTCTCCTGCTGGTGATCTACTGCACCATCATCTCCAGGTACTGCAAGAGGAGGGAGGATCAGATCCCGGTTGCAGAGCTTGAAACGAGCCAGGATCAGATCACCCATGAGCGGTGGCAGGCTGCTCCAACTGGCCTGGATGAGGCAGTGATCAAATCCATCACAGTTTTCAGGTACAAGAAGGGGGATGGATTGGTTGAAGGCACAGAATGTGCAGTTTGCTTGACTGAATTCCAGGAAAATGAGAGCCTGAGGCTGCTGCCAAAGTGCAGCCATGCCTTCCACCTCCCTTGCATAGATACTTGGCTTAAATCTCACCTTAATTGCCCCTTGTGCCGGGCCAATGTCGCCTCATCCGCCAGCACGGAGTGCCCTTCCAATCTCAACATGTCTGCTCTTCAGGTTCAACATCCGGATGATGATCTGATCCTGGTGATGGATGTGGATGTGGATGTGGATGCGGATCGCCGGGAGAGGGGTCACGAAGGGGAGGTGGTTGTTGGCATTCCCAGCGATCCCACGCAAAAGAGCGCGCTTCAGGGTGTCCGCAAGATGGAGAATTCTGAACAGAACACGGTCGAAATTCGACAGGAAAATGTGGTTATGCAGCAATTCAGGAGATCATTTTCACTCAGCTCATTTTCAAGTCGAGGCCATCTTCTTGTTGCTGATATCTTGCAAAtcagtgaagaagatgaagatgctcAAATGGGGTGGGGAGCAAACAGCATGCCCATGAGGAGATCAATTTCTACAGGGATGTGCAGTTTCACAAGGCATGACAAAGGAAAGAGCTCCATCATCCCAGGCTGA